A stretch of Aedes aegypti strain LVP_AGWG chromosome 2, AaegL5.0 Primary Assembly, whole genome shotgun sequence DNA encodes these proteins:
- the LOC5571544 gene encoding probable cytochrome P450 6d4 — translation MVSTQRLLETLDKANWRSKASAVSLSKMLFIYSVALLCIAVTLALKYVYSYWDRHGLPSVKPHIPFGNLKTVVKKTESFGIAINQLYWQTKGQLAGIYLFFRPAILVRDAHLAQQIMTTDFNHFHDRGIYCNEEGDPFSANLFALPGKRWRNLRNKLTPLFTGGQLRGMMPTILEVGEKLQKHLEPVAERQEVVEIRDIVSRFVLEIIATVFFGFEANCIEDRDDSFSKVLREAQGERLSAVLRAAAMFVCPGLLRYTGISSLEPQVIAFVSEIVTKQIEHREKNSVTRKDFIQQLIEIRRGSGENQVPAMSIEQCAANVFLFYAAGSETSTGTIAFSMHELSHHADVMKKLQDEIDDALAKSNGAITYESVMQMQYLDLCVKETLRKYPGLPFLNRECTMDYKVPDSDLVIRKGTQLVLPIYGFSMDEQYFPEPECYIPERFEEASKNYDEKAYYPFGDGPRNCIAYRMGVLITKIGLILLLSKFTFEATQGPKMMFSSASVPLLPKDGISLKISNRKR, via the exons ATGGTGTCCACACAGCGCTTACTAGAAACACTTGACAAG GCTAACTGGCGTTCCAAAGCGAGTGCAGTCTCATTATCGAAAATGCTGTTCATCTATTCGGTCGCGCTTCTCTGCATCGCTGTAACACTTGCCCTCAAGTACGTTTACTCGTACTGGGACCGCCATGGGCTGCCCAGCGTGAAACCACACATTCCATTCGGGAACCTGAAAACCGTCGTCAAAAAGACAGAATCGTTCGGAATTGCCATCAATCAGCTGTACTGGCAGACGAAAGGTCAACTGGCTGGAATCTATTTGTTCTTCCGACCGGCGATTTTGGTACGGGATGCACATCTGGCGCAGCAGATCATGACTACGGATTTCAACCACTTTCACGATCGTGGCATCTACTGCAATGAAGAGGGTGATCCGTTTTCTGCGAATCTCTTCGCTCTTCCAGGTAAGCGATGGCGCAATTTGAGGAACAAATTGACCCCTTTGTTCACCGGTGGACAACTGCGCGGTATGATGCCCACAATTTTGGAGGTTGGCGAAAAGCTGCAAAAACACCTCGAGCCAGTAGCAGAGCGACAAGAAGTGGTAGAAATCCGAGATATCGTATCTCGATTCGTTTTGGAGATTATCGCGACAGTATTCTTCGGCTTTGAAGCGAACTGTATCGAAGATCGTGATGATTCATTCAGCAAAGTTTTACGCGAAGCACAAGGGGAACGATTGTCGGCAGTTTTGAGAGCTGCCGCTATGTTTGTTTGCCCTGGACTGCTTAGATACACCGGAATATCATCACTGGAGCCGCAAGTGATTGCGTTCGTCTCGGAAATTGTTACCAAACAAATTGAACACAGAGAGAAGAACAGCGTGACACGTAAAGATTTCATCCAGCAACTGATAGAAATACGGAGAGGGAGTGGCGAAAATCAAGTACCCGCAATGAGTATAGAACAGTGCGCCGCAAATGTATTTCTGTTTTACGCAGCGGGATCTGAAACTTCTACGGGTACCATAGCGTTTTCAATGCATGAGCTAAGTCATCACGCGGATGTGATGAAAAAACTGCAAGACGAAATCGACGATGCACTCGCCAAATCCAATGGAGCAATCACGTACGAGAGTGTTATGCAGATGCAGTACTTGGATCTTTGCGTGAAAGAAACGCTGCGAAAGTATCCGGGACTTCCTTTCTTGAATCGTGAGTGCACAATGGACTACAAAGTTCCAGATTCGGATCTGGTCATCCGGAAGGGCACGCAGCTTGTGCTACCGATTTACGGATTCAGTATGGACGAACAGTATTTCCCCGAACCGGAGTGCTACATTCCGGAACGATTCGAAGAAGCTTCAAAAAATTACGATGAAAAGGCGTATTATCCATTTGGGGATGGGCCCAGAAATTGCATAG CTTACAGAATGGGCGTGTTGATAACGAAAATCGGACTGATTCTGCTATTGTCGAAGTTTACCTTTGAGGCTACGCAAGGTCCAAAAATGATGTTCAGTTCAGCTTCAGTGCCACTTTTGCCAAAGGACGGGATATCGCTGAAAATTTCGAACAGAAAAAGATAG